Proteins found in one Miscanthus floridulus cultivar M001 chromosome 4, ASM1932011v1, whole genome shotgun sequence genomic segment:
- the LOC136549359 gene encoding proline-rich receptor-like protein kinase PERK4: MHVPTSADAERSRGSIRRKQPQASSDDPVPTRAICTMSSSNDDPPTPSHAARRLSRSHGGGSHGHGAAAASQIAVAAAGGAALLLVVLVVACCCCCRRRRKRDAAQQQHQWPPPHGGMRFYADSSGFKGNTSGYYLPSGARPPQWQNGQVSPAPPTAAGTPGTTTGHHGGPLLPPPPLPMPADTAAFSYEELALATGGFSEANLLGQGGFGYVHRGVLSDGKQVAVKQLKAGSGQGQREFQAEVDTISRVHHRHLVALVGYCIDGARRLLVYEFVPNHTLEHHLHGKGGLPVMEWTTRLRIAIGAAKGLAYLHEECDPRIIHRDIKSANILLDDDFEAMVADFGLAKLTSVNHTHVSTRVMGTFGYLAPEYASSGKLTEKSDVFSYGVMLLELLTGRRPGDRSSYGQDGLVDWARQALPRALADGNYDEIVDPRLRGDYDPTEAARLVASAATSVRHAARRRPKMSQIVMALQGAMPLEELNDGVRPGHGTAFGSGSGSGSAGSSGSDYDGSGSSYTAQMERIRRAALPSPEYSADYPGSIPKFGHPSPTSSASSVEREDRRHRGGRR; encoded by the exons ATGCATGTGCCTACATCAGCAGACGCAGAGAGATCACGAGGATCCATCCGCCGAAAGCAGCCGCAGGCAAGCTCCGACGATCCGGTTCCAACCCGGGCAATCTGCACCATGTCCTCCTCCAATGACGACCCCCCCACGCCGTCGCACGCCGCGAGACGCCTGTCGAGATCGCACGGCGGCGGCAGCCATGGacacggcgcggcggcggcgtcgcagATCGCCGTCGCGGCGGCCGGCGGAGCGGCGctgctcctcgtcgtcctcgtcgtcgcctgctgctgctgctgcaggaggaggaggaagagggacGCGGCGCAGCAGCAGCATCAGTGGCCGCCGCCTCACGGCGGCATGAGGTTCTACGCCGACTCCTCCGGCTTCAAAG GGAACACCTCGGGGTACTACTTGCCGAGCGGCGCTCGGCCGCCGCAGTGGCAGAACGGCCAGGTGAGTCCGGCGCCACCGACGGCGGCGGGCACGCCGGGCACCACGACGGGGCATCACGGCGGGCCGCTCCTGCCGCCGCCACCTCTACCGATGCCCGCGGACACGGCGGCGTTCAGCTACGAGGAGCTGGCGTTGGCGACGGGCGGGTTCTCGGAGGCGAACCTGCTGGGGCAGGGCGGGTTCGGGTACGTGCACCGCGGCGTGCTCTCCGACGGGAAGCAGGTGGCGGTGAAGCAGCTCAAGGCCGGGAGCGGGCAGGGCCAGCGCGAGTTCCAGGCGGAGGTGGACACCATCAGCCGCGTGCACCACCGCCACCTCGTCGCGCTCGTCGGCTACTGCATCGACGGCGCGCGCCGGTTGCTCGTCTACGAGTTCGTGCCCAACCACACCCTCGAGCACCACCTCCACGGGAAAGGCGGCCTGCCGGTGATGGAGTGGACGACGCGGCTGCGCATCGCGATCGGCGCCGCCAAGGGCCTCGCCTACCTGCACGAGGAATGCGACCCTCGGATCATCCACCGCGACATCAAGTCGGCCAACATCCTGCTGGACGACGACTTCGAGGCCATGGTCGCCGACTTCGGGCTGGCCAAGCTCACCAGCGTCAACCACACGCACGTCTCCACCCGCGTCATGGGCACCTTCGGCTACCTGGCGCCGGAGTACGCGTCCAGCGGCAAGCTCACCGAGAAGTCCGACGTCTTCTCCTACGGCGTCATGCTGCTCGAGCTCCTCACCGGCCGCCGCCCCGGCGACCGCTCCTCCTACGGCCAGGACGGCCTCGTCGACTGG GCGAGGCAGGCCCTGCCGCGCGCGCTGGCGGACGGCAACTACGACGAGATCGTGGACCCCAGGCTGCGGGGCGACTACGACCCGACGGAGGCCGCGCGCCTCGTCGCCAGCGCCGCCACCTCGGTGCGCCACGCCGCACGCCGCCGCCCCAAGATGAGCCAGATCGTCATGGCGCTGCAGGGGGCCATGCCGCTGGAGGAGCTCAACGACGGGGTGCGCCCGGGCCACGGCACCGCGTTCGGATCCggctcggggtcggggtccgCCGGCTCGTCGGGCTCCGACTACGACGGGTCTGGATCGTCGTACACGGCGCAGATGGAGCGGATCAGGCGGGCGGCGCTGCCCAGCCCGGAGTACAGCGCCGACTACCCCGGTTCCATCCCAAAGTTCGGCCATCCGTCGCCGACCAGCAGCGCCAGCTCCGTCGAGCGGGAGGACCGGCGGCATCGGGGAGGCCGCCGGTGA
- the LOC136547978 gene encoding uncharacterized protein, with translation MSQPPPNKQKAFGDSSGEKKEAMPSRSPPRRRRGRSSRSRTRDTGERIIERVIERPSANVAWPMLTRTNYSEWALVMTVNFQTLRVWEIVRDGIDDDHDNDEYHDDRVAMAGILRSVPTELWSTLARKPMAMEAWETIKSLRIDDERACGASAQQLRREFNSISFKEGETVSEFGLRIDTLATNLRTLGDEITDSEVVKKLLQVVSESLNQAAVSIEMFMDLNTAKVEDVIGRLRVFEERSKPKQVTDAMGRLMLCEIQKTTA, from the coding sequence ATGTCGCAGCCACCGCCCAACAAGCAGAAGGCTTTTGGCGACAGCTCCGgcgagaagaaggaagccatgccGTCGCGTTCGCCGCCTCGACGTCGGCGCGGTCGCTCCAGCCGCTCGCGCACCCGGGACACCGGGGAGCGCATCATCGAGCGCGTCATCGAGCGGCCGTCCGCGAACGTTGCGTGGCCGATGCTCACCCGGACAAACTACTCCGAATGGGCGTTGGTGATGACGGTGAACTTCCAGACTCTCAGGGTCTGGGAGATTGTCCGGGACGGCATCGACGACGACCACGACAACGACGAATACCACGACGATCGAGTTGCCATGGCCGGGATCCTGCGCTCGGTCCCCACAGAGCTCTGGAGCACCCTTGCCCGCAAGCCCATGGCGATGGAGGCGTGGGAGACCATCAAGAGTCTGCGGATCGACGACGAGCGCGCGTGCGGCGCCAGCGCGCAGCAGCTGCGCCGCGAGTTCAACTCCATCTCCTTCAAGGAAGGGGAAACCGTCAGCGAGTTCGGCCTCCGCATCGACACGCTCGCCACCAACCTCCGCACGCTCGGGGACGAGATCACCGACTCCGAGGTGGTGAAGAAGCTCTTGCAGGTTGTCTCGGAGAGTCTCAACCAGGCGGCGGTCTCCATCGAGATGTTCATGGACTTGAACACGGCCAAGGTGGAGGACGTGATCGGGAGACTGCGTGTCTTCGAGGAGCGCAGCAAGCCGAAGCAAGTCACGGATGCCATGGGGCGCCTGATGCTCTGCgagatccaaaaaacgactgcttag
- the LOC136549357 gene encoding succinate dehydrogenase [ubiquinone] flavoprotein subunit, mitochondrial, giving the protein MWRSCVSRGLSRAKASASRLFSTASSSYTVVDHIYDAVVVGAGGAGLRAAIGLSEHGFNTACITKLFPTRSHTVAAQGGINAALGNMSEDDWRWHMYDTVKGSDWLGDQDSIQYMCREAPKAVIELENYGLPFSRTEEGKIYQRAFGGQSLDFGKGGQAYRCACAADRTGHAMLHTLYGQAMKHNTQFFVEYFALDLLMDNEGKCQGIIALNMEDGTLHRFRASNTIIATGGYGRAYFSATSAHTCTGDGNAMVARAGLPLQDLEFVQFHPTGIYGAGCLITEGSRGEGGILRNSEGERFMERYAPTAKDLASRDVVSRSMTMEIREGRGVGPLKDHIYLHLNHLPPEVLKERLPGISETAAIFAGVDVTKEPIPVLPTVHYNMGGIPTNYHGEVVDIKGDNPDAVVPGLMAAGEASCASVHGANRLGANSLLDIVVFGRACANRVADISKPGEKQKPLEKDAGEKTIAWLDKLRNANGSLPTSKIRLNMQRVMQNNAAVFRTQETLEEGCELISKTWESFHDVKLSDRSLIWNSDLIETLELENLLINACITMYSAEARKESRGAHAREDFTTRDDEKWMKHSLGYWENEKVRLAYRPVHMNTLDDEVESFPPKARVY; this is encoded by the exons ATGTGGCGCAGCTGCGTCTCGCGGGGCCTCTCCAGGGCCAAAGCCTCCGCCTCCAGGCTCTTCTCCACGGCATCG TCGTCCTACACGGTGGTGGATCACATCTACGACGCGGTGGTGGTGGGGGCCGGGGGCGCTGGGCTACGTGCGGCGATCGGTCTCTCCGAGCACGGCTTCAACACCGCCTGCATCACCAAGCTCTTCCCCACGCGCTCCCACACCGTCGCGGCACAG GGAGGCATAAATGCTGCGCTTGGAAACATGAGTGAAGATGATTGGAGGTGGCATATGTATGACACTGTTAAGGGAAGCGATTGGCTCG GTGACCAGGATTCTATTCAGTATATGTGCAGAGAAGCACCAAAAGCTGTTATAGAACTTGAGAACTATGGATTACCATTTTCTAGAACTGAAGAGGGAAAGATATACCAACGTGCCTTTGGAGGACAGAGCTTAGATTTTGGCAAAG GTGGACAAGCCTACCGTTGTGCCTGTGCTGCTGACAGAACAGGACATGCTATGCTACACACACTATATGGTCAAGCGATGAAGCACAATACTCAATTTTTTGTGGAATACTTTGCATTGGACCTTCTCATGGACAATGAAG GAAAGTGTCAGGGAATCATTGCCTTAAACATGGAGGATGGAACTCTTCACCGTTTCCGTGCTTCTAATACAATTATAGCCACAGGA GGTTATGGCAGGGCATATTTCTCAGCAACCTCAGCACACACTTGTACTGGAGATGGCAATGCCATGGTGGCACGTGCTGGTTTACCTCTTCAG GATCTTGAGTTTGTACAATTCCATCCTACAGGCATTTATGGTGCTGGATGCCTGATTACTGAAG GTTCCCGTGGTGAAGGTGGCATCCTTAGAAATAGTGAAGGTGAACGGTTCATGGAACGATATGCTCCTACTGCAAAAGATCTTGCATCTCGTGATGTTGTTTCAAGATCAATGACAATGGAAATTAGGGAAGGACGTGGTGTAG GGCCATTGAAGGATCACATTTATTTGCATCTGAACCATCTGCCGCCTGAGGTTCTCAAGGAAAGGCTTCCTGGTATTTCTGAAACTGCTGCTATTTTTGCTGGTGTTGATGTCACCAAGGAGCCCATTCCAGTTTTGCCTACTGTGCACTACAATATGGGTGGTATCCCAACAAACTACCATGGGGAG GTAGTGGATATCAAGGGTGATAATCCAGATGCTGTTGTTCCTGGTCTAATGGCTGCTGGTGAAGCATCCTGTGCATCTGTCCATGGTGCAAATAGGCTAGGGGCAAATTCGCTTCTTGACATAGTTGTTTTTGGCAGAGCTTGTGCAAACAGGGTAGCAGATATTTCTAAACCAG GTGAGAAGCAGAAACCTCTGGAAAAAGATGCTGGAGAAAAGACCATAGCCTGGTTGGACAAGCTGAGGAATGCGAATGGGTCATTGCCAACTTCCAAGATCCGTCTCAACATGCAACGTGTTATGCAAAATAATGCTGCTGTGTTCCGTACACAAGAAACACTTGAAGAAG GTTGTGAACTGATTAGCAAAACATGGGAAAGTTTCCATGATGTGAAGCTCAGTGATCGGAGTCTCATTTG GAACTCTGACCTGATAGAGACCCTGGAGCTGGAAAATCTTTTGATAAACGCATGCATAACTATGTATTCGGCAGAGGCTCGGAAGGAAAGCAGAGGAGCTCATGCTCGTGAAGATTTCACG ACAAGAGATGACGAGAAGTGGATGAAGCACTCACTGGG ATACTGGGAAAACGAGAAGGTTCGATTGGCATACAGGCCGGTGCACATGAACACATTGGACGATGAAGTAGAGTCATTCCCGCCAAAAGCACGTGTCTATTGA